One region of Rhodocaloribacter litoris genomic DNA includes:
- the frdA gene encoding fumarate reductase (quinol) flavoprotein subunit, with product MPEHDVVIVGGGGAGLRAAIAVVEANPSLDVALVSKVYPMRSHTVSAEGGAAAVIKEHDSFEAHALDTIAGGDWLVDQDAVELFVAEAPRELLRLEHWGCPWSREPGGRVAVRPFGGMKIERTWFAADKTGFHLLHTLFQTSLKYDNITPYDEWFVTRLLVEDGRCQGVAALELQTGRVHVLAARATILCTGGAGRVFPFTTNGAIKTGDGMALAYRAGVPLKDMEFVQYHPTGLPGTGILITEAARGEGGILVNKDGYRYLQDYDLGTPLDVTDPRHPVKKSMELGPRDRLSQAFVQEQRKGRTLPGPYGDVVLLDLRHLGEKRINEKIPFVRELARKYAGIDPVDEPIPVRPVVHYFMGGIDTDLDGATALPGLFAAGETACVSINGANRLGSNSLTELLVFGARAGRAAAAYAAAHPDLDVVALEKQGVDEQARLTRAFLRKEDGTERVARLRREMQEAMETGAGIYRHADDLKRTCEKLAELRARFNHLRLDDRSLTFNTELVAALELDGMLDVAETIAHSALARTESRGAHQRTDHPGRDDERFLKHSLAYRTNDGPPRIDYKDVVITRWPPGERVYGR from the coding sequence ATGCCGGAACACGACGTGGTCATCGTCGGGGGAGGTGGAGCCGGCCTGCGGGCGGCCATCGCGGTGGTCGAAGCCAACCCGTCGCTGGACGTGGCCCTGGTGAGCAAGGTCTATCCGATGCGCAGCCACACTGTCTCCGCCGAAGGAGGCGCGGCGGCCGTCATCAAGGAGCACGACAGCTTCGAGGCCCACGCGCTGGACACCATCGCCGGGGGCGACTGGCTCGTCGATCAGGACGCGGTGGAACTGTTCGTGGCGGAGGCGCCCCGGGAGCTGTTGCGCCTCGAACACTGGGGATGCCCCTGGAGTCGCGAACCCGGCGGCCGGGTGGCCGTCCGGCCCTTCGGCGGCATGAAGATCGAGCGCACCTGGTTCGCCGCGGACAAGACGGGCTTCCACCTGCTGCATACCCTGTTCCAGACCTCGCTCAAGTACGACAACATCACGCCCTACGACGAGTGGTTCGTCACCCGGTTGCTGGTCGAGGACGGGCGGTGCCAGGGCGTGGCGGCCCTGGAGTTGCAGACGGGACGGGTGCACGTGCTGGCCGCCCGGGCCACCATCCTCTGCACCGGCGGCGCCGGGCGCGTCTTCCCCTTCACCACGAACGGGGCCATCAAAACCGGCGATGGCATGGCCCTGGCCTACCGCGCCGGCGTTCCGCTGAAGGACATGGAGTTCGTCCAGTACCACCCCACCGGCCTGCCCGGCACCGGTATCCTGATCACCGAAGCCGCCCGCGGCGAAGGCGGCATCCTCGTCAACAAAGACGGATATCGTTACCTCCAGGATTACGACCTGGGAACCCCGCTGGACGTGACCGACCCGCGCCATCCGGTCAAGAAGAGCATGGAACTCGGCCCGCGTGACCGGCTCAGCCAGGCTTTCGTCCAGGAACAACGAAAAGGCCGTACCCTCCCCGGTCCCTACGGCGACGTGGTGCTGCTGGACCTGCGCCACCTCGGGGAAAAACGGATCAACGAAAAGATCCCCTTCGTGCGCGAGCTGGCACGCAAGTACGCCGGCATCGACCCGGTCGACGAGCCGATCCCGGTACGGCCCGTGGTTCACTACTTCATGGGCGGAATCGACACCGACCTCGACGGCGCCACCGCCCTCCCGGGCCTGTTCGCCGCCGGGGAGACCGCCTGCGTCTCGATCAACGGCGCCAACCGGCTCGGCTCCAACTCGCTGACCGAGCTGCTGGTCTTCGGCGCCCGCGCCGGACGGGCGGCCGCCGCCTACGCCGCTGCTCATCCGGACCTCGACGTGGTCGCCCTCGAAAAACAGGGGGTCGACGAGCAGGCCCGGCTCACCCGGGCTTTCCTCCGCAAGGAGGACGGCACGGAGCGGGTGGCCCGGCTGCGCCGGGAGATGCAGGAGGCGATGGAAACCGGCGCCGGCATCTACCGCCACGCCGATGACCTGAAACGGACCTGTGAGAAGCTGGCGGAGCTGCGCGCACGCTTCAACCACCTCCGCCTCGACGACCGCAGCCTCACCTTCAACACCGAACTCGTGGCCGCCCTCGAACTCGACGGCATGCTCGACGTGGCCGAGACCATCGCACACAGCGCCCTGGCCCGCACCGAAAGCCGGGGCGCCCACCAGCGTACCGACCACCCCGGCCGCGACGATGAGCGGTTCCTCAAGCACTCCCTGGCCTATCGCACGAACGACGGCCCGCCCCGGATCGACTACAAGGACGTGGTCATTACCCGCTGGCCCCCGGGCGAACGGGTCTACGGGCGATAG
- a CDS encoding succinate dehydrogenase cytochrome b subunit, translating to MNSSTTRRSLFASPVGKKILTGLTGLGLTVFVFFHMAGNLTLLFRGRDAYNAYSHFLVSLGPLLYAIELGLAAFFIIHAVLGIRIFIGKRMARGDDYYLYRSAGRPSLQSFSSRSMIFTGAVLLVFLVIHLASFKFGPGGPGHADPNYVTTVDGVQMRDLAKLVIEKFQNPLYAFGYTAVMVLLGFHLRHGVWSALQSLGAMNPRLTPLVYGLGGLLAVLIAVGFLVVPLWIYFGGAIR from the coding sequence ATGAACTCCTCGACCACGCGCCGATCCCTCTTTGCCTCGCCCGTCGGGAAGAAGATCCTGACGGGGCTCACCGGGCTGGGACTGACGGTGTTTGTCTTTTTCCACATGGCGGGCAACCTGACCCTGCTGTTCCGGGGTCGCGATGCGTACAATGCCTATTCGCACTTCCTGGTCAGCCTGGGGCCGCTGCTCTATGCGATCGAGCTGGGGCTGGCGGCGTTCTTCATCATCCATGCGGTGCTGGGCATCCGGATCTTCATCGGCAAACGCATGGCCCGGGGAGACGACTACTACCTGTACCGGAGTGCCGGGCGGCCCAGCCTGCAGTCGTTCAGCTCGCGCAGCATGATCTTCACCGGTGCCGTCCTGCTCGTCTTTCTGGTGATTCACCTGGCCTCGTTCAAGTTCGGCCCCGGTGGGCCGGGCCATGCCGACCCGAACTACGTCACCACGGTGGACGGCGTACAGATGCGCGACCTGGCGAAGCTCGTCATCGAGAAGTTCCAGAACCCGCTCTACGCCTTCGGCTACACGGCGGTGATGGTGCTGCTGGGCTTTCACCTGCGGCACGGCGTCTGGAGTGCCCTGCAATCGCTCGGGGCGATGAACCCCCGGCTGACGCCGCTCGTCTACGGCCTCGGCGGGTTGCTGGCCGTGCTGATCGCCGTCGGCTTCCTGGTCGTCCCCCTTTGGATCTACTTCGGAGGTGCCATCCGATGA
- a CDS encoding fumarate reductase/succinate dehydrogenase flavoprotein subunit yields the protein MNKDVLVAETKRLDARVPAGRLQEKWDNFKNTCKLVSPANKRRHTILVVGTGLAGGSAAATLAELGYNVKSFCIQDSARRAHSIAAQGGINAAKNYPNDGDTIWRLFYDTIKGGDYRSREANVYRLAQISNHIIDQCVAQGVPFAREYGGLLANRSFGGAQVSRTFYARGQTGQQLLLGAYQAMSRQIQAGRIQMYARHEMLDLVVIDGQARGIVTRDLVTGEIERHLGDAVVLATGGYGNVYFLSTNAKNSNVTAAWRCFKRGAFFANPCFTQIHPTCIPVSGDYQSKLTLMSESLRNDGRVWVPKKKGDKRPPNEIPEDERDYYLERRYPSFGNLVPRDVASRNAKYVCDEGRGVGETGQAVYLDFRDAIRRLGREVIEERYGNLFEMYERITGENPYETPMRIYPAVHYTMGGLWVDYELMSTIPGLFVLGEANFSDHGANRLGASALMQGLADGYFIIPYTLGNYLAQTDLKPVTTDHEAFAEAEDAARRRLTKLLSIRGEKTVLEYHRELGKIMWDYVGMSRTREGLEHAIEAIARLRDEFWENVRVPGENEMYNKNLEFAGRVADFMELGQLMALDALHREESCGGHFREEYQTPDGEALRRDDEFAYVAAWEYTGDMARPVLHKEDLVFENVKLTTRSYK from the coding sequence ATGAACAAGGACGTGCTCGTTGCGGAAACGAAACGGCTCGATGCCCGCGTACCGGCCGGGCGGTTGCAGGAAAAGTGGGACAACTTCAAAAACACCTGCAAGCTGGTCAGCCCGGCCAACAAGCGCAGGCACACCATCCTGGTCGTCGGGACCGGGCTGGCCGGCGGTTCGGCGGCGGCGACGCTGGCCGAGCTGGGCTACAACGTCAAGAGCTTCTGCATCCAGGACTCCGCCCGGCGGGCCCATTCCATCGCCGCGCAGGGGGGCATCAACGCCGCCAAGAACTATCCCAACGACGGGGACACCATCTGGCGGCTCTTCTACGACACGATCAAGGGCGGGGACTACCGCTCGCGGGAGGCCAACGTCTACCGCCTGGCGCAGATCTCGAACCACATCATCGACCAGTGCGTGGCGCAGGGCGTGCCCTTCGCCCGTGAATACGGCGGCCTGCTGGCCAACCGCTCCTTCGGCGGGGCGCAGGTGTCGCGCACCTTCTACGCCCGCGGGCAGACCGGGCAGCAGCTCCTGCTCGGGGCGTACCAGGCCATGAGCCGGCAGATCCAGGCCGGCCGCATCCAGATGTACGCCCGGCACGAGATGCTCGACCTCGTCGTCATCGACGGGCAGGCCCGCGGCATCGTCACGCGCGACCTGGTCACCGGCGAGATCGAGCGGCACCTGGGCGACGCCGTCGTGCTGGCCACCGGCGGCTACGGCAACGTCTACTTCCTCTCGACCAACGCCAAGAACTCGAACGTGACGGCCGCCTGGCGCTGCTTCAAACGCGGGGCCTTCTTCGCCAACCCCTGCTTCACGCAGATCCACCCCACCTGCATCCCCGTCTCGGGCGACTACCAGTCCAAGCTGACGCTCATGAGCGAGAGCCTCCGCAACGACGGACGGGTGTGGGTGCCGAAGAAGAAAGGCGACAAGCGGCCGCCGAACGAGATCCCGGAGGATGAGCGCGACTATTACCTGGAACGCCGCTACCCCAGCTTCGGCAACCTCGTTCCCCGCGACGTGGCCTCGCGCAACGCCAAGTACGTCTGCGACGAGGGGCGCGGCGTCGGCGAGACGGGGCAGGCCGTCTACCTGGACTTCCGCGACGCCATCCGGCGGCTCGGCCGCGAGGTCATCGAGGAACGCTACGGTAACCTCTTCGAGATGTACGAGCGCATCACCGGGGAGAACCCGTACGAGACGCCCATGCGCATCTACCCGGCCGTGCACTACACCATGGGCGGCCTCTGGGTGGACTACGAGCTGATGAGCACCATCCCCGGCCTGTTCGTCCTCGGCGAGGCCAACTTCTCCGACCACGGCGCCAACCGCCTCGGCGCGAGCGCCCTCATGCAGGGCCTGGCCGACGGCTACTTCATCATCCCCTACACGCTGGGCAACTACCTGGCACAGACCGACCTCAAGCCGGTCACGACGGATCACGAGGCGTTCGCGGAGGCCGAGGACGCCGCCCGCCGGCGCCTGACGAAGCTGCTCTCGATCCGGGGCGAGAAGACGGTGCTCGAGTACCACCGCGAGCTCGGCAAGATCATGTGGGACTACGTCGGGATGTCGCGGACCCGGGAGGGACTGGAGCACGCCATCGAGGCCATCGCGCGGCTTCGCGACGAGTTCTGGGAGAACGTCCGCGTCCCGGGCGAAAACGAGATGTACAACAAGAACCTGGAATTTGCCGGGCGGGTGGCCGACTTCATGGAGCTGGGCCAGCTCATGGCCCTCGACGCGCTGCACCGCGAGGAGTCCTGCGGCGGCCACTTCCGGGAGGAGTACCAGACGCCCGACGGGGAGGCGCTCCGCCGCGACGACGAGTTCGCCTACGTGGCCGCCTGGGAGTACACCGGCGACATGGCCCGTCCCGTCCTCCACAAAGAGGACCTGGTGTTCGAGAACGTCAAACTGACCACGCGAAGCTACAAATAA
- a CDS encoding succinate dehydrogenase/fumarate reductase iron-sulfur subunit, producing MTIHLKVWRQAGPEAPGRLVDYTVQVNPHMSFLEMLDVLNEELIKRGEEPVEFDHDCREGICGSCGMVINGIAHGPQQRTAACQLHMRHFQDGDTIVVEPWRATAFPVIRDLVVDRSAFDRIIAAGGYVSVNTGSAPDANTLPVPKEDADQAFDYATCIGCGACVAACPNASASLFTAAKIAHLALLPQGAPERKRRVVAMVEQMRAEGFGDCSNHGECEAVCPKGISISAIALMRREYLKAVLSS from the coding sequence ATGACCATCCACCTGAAGGTGTGGCGGCAGGCCGGGCCGGAGGCGCCGGGCCGGCTGGTCGACTACACGGTGCAGGTCAACCCGCACATGTCGTTCCTCGAGATGCTGGACGTGCTCAACGAGGAGCTGATCAAGCGGGGCGAAGAACCGGTCGAGTTCGATCACGATTGTCGTGAAGGCATCTGCGGTTCCTGTGGCATGGTCATCAACGGCATCGCCCACGGCCCGCAGCAACGTACGGCGGCCTGCCAGCTCCACATGCGCCATTTCCAGGACGGCGACACGATCGTCGTCGAGCCCTGGCGGGCGACGGCCTTCCCGGTCATCCGCGACCTGGTCGTCGACCGCAGCGCGTTCGACCGGATCATCGCCGCCGGCGGCTACGTCTCGGTCAACACCGGCTCGGCACCGGATGCCAACACGCTCCCGGTCCCGAAGGAGGATGCGGACCAGGCGTTCGACTACGCCACGTGTATCGGCTGCGGGGCCTGTGTGGCCGCATGCCCGAACGCCTCGGCCTCGCTCTTCACGGCGGCCAAGATCGCCCACCTGGCCCTGCTGCCGCAGGGCGCGCCCGAGCGCAAGCGCCGCGTCGTCGCCATGGTCGAGCAGATGCGCGCCGAAGGGTTCGGCGACTGCTCGAACCACGGCGAATGTGAGGCCGTCTGCCCCAAGGGCATCTCCATCTCGGCCATCGCCCTGATGCGGCGCGAATACCTGAAGGCCGTTCTTTCCTCGTAA
- a CDS encoding thermonuclease family protein produces the protein MSRLPREFEVHPAAYEAVNARGLHRAVCRYVVDGDTADFFIDLGWLQYAYVSVRFYDVDTPELRGTSGAEREAAFRAKARVQELLLDRPCLLRSYKDATTFGRFVATIWFVVPDDDPLTSLTGSFKLEADASHTWVSVAEVLKHEGLIKAAFA, from the coding sequence ATGTCACGCCTTCCACGGGAGTTCGAGGTTCATCCGGCCGCCTATGAGGCCGTGAACGCGCGCGGCTTGCACCGGGCCGTCTGCCGCTACGTCGTCGACGGCGACACGGCGGACTTCTTCATCGACCTGGGCTGGCTCCAGTACGCCTATGTGTCCGTCCGCTTCTACGATGTGGACACGCCGGAGCTGCGCGGCACCTCGGGTGCCGAGCGGGAGGCGGCCTTCCGGGCGAAGGCGCGCGTGCAGGAACTCTTGCTCGACCGTCCCTGCCTGCTGAGGTCCTACAAGGACGCCACCACGTTCGGGCGCTTCGTGGCCACGATCTGGTTCGTCGTCCCGGACGACGACCCGCTCACCAGCCTGACCGGGTCCTTCAAGCTGGAGGCGGATGCCTCCCACACCTGGGTTTCCGTTGCCGAGGTGCTCAAGCACGAAGGGCTCATCAAGGCGGCCTTCGCCTGA
- a CDS encoding alanine racemase, with protein MQTTTAPRPATTPALRLDDLSTPCVLVEHRRLERNLARMQALADAQGVALRPHVKTHKSVALARRQAALGARGLTVAKPGEAEVFVGAGFDDVRLAYTVVGEEKHARLLRLMERARISFCVDTLDGARAASAFYAAHGRRAEVLVEVDVGYGRCGVRWDHPESIRFVREVAALPGLRLAGLLTHAGHAYHGPRENETAEDALRRVGAEERDRMLAFAAALHEAGIPGVTPGTFELSIGSTPSLRFFENRTHAGFRITEIRPGNYVFHDAIQVGLGVAGLDACALTVLTTVVSKHRDATGQDRLYLDAGKKVFTSDVGYHTLGYGIPLYNARTMDPLPHARITGLSEEHAWVRVPGGATLRVGDRLRVIPNHACVVVNTQPLLYLVDGEDVLATWAVDAQGQVR; from the coding sequence ATGCAGACGACGACCGCACCCCGACCGGCGACGACGCCCGCCCTGCGGCTGGATGACCTGTCGACGCCGTGCGTGCTCGTCGAACACCGCCGGCTCGAACGTAACCTGGCCCGGATGCAGGCGCTGGCCGACGCACAGGGGGTGGCCCTTCGCCCCCATGTCAAGACCCACAAGTCCGTGGCCCTGGCGCGGCGGCAGGCGGCCCTCGGCGCCCGGGGCCTCACCGTGGCCAAGCCGGGAGAGGCCGAGGTGTTCGTGGGTGCCGGCTTCGACGACGTGCGCCTGGCCTATACGGTCGTCGGCGAGGAGAAGCATGCCCGGCTGCTGCGCCTGATGGAACGGGCCCGCATCTCCTTCTGTGTGGACACGCTCGACGGCGCCCGGGCCGCCTCGGCCTTCTATGCAGCCCACGGACGCCGTGCCGAGGTGCTCGTCGAGGTCGACGTCGGCTATGGCCGCTGCGGCGTCCGGTGGGATCATCCCGAAAGCATCCGCTTCGTGCGCGAGGTCGCCGCCCTGCCGGGGCTTCGCCTGGCGGGCCTCCTCACCCACGCCGGGCACGCCTACCACGGCCCCCGCGAAAACGAGACGGCCGAGGACGCCCTCCGCCGCGTCGGCGCGGAGGAACGCGATCGGATGCTCGCCTTCGCCGCCGCCCTGCACGAGGCCGGCATCCCGGGCGTCACCCCCGGCACGTTCGAGCTCAGCATCGGCTCCACCCCCTCGCTCCGCTTCTTCGAAAACCGCACGCATGCGGGCTTCCGCATCACCGAGATCCGGCCGGGCAACTACGTCTTCCACGATGCCATCCAGGTGGGTCTCGGCGTGGCCGGCCTCGACGCCTGCGCCCTGACCGTCCTCACCACCGTCGTCAGCAAGCACCGCGATGCGACCGGCCAGGACCGGCTCTATCTCGACGCCGGCAAAAAGGTCTTCACTTCGGACGTCGGCTACCACACCCTGGGGTACGGCATCCCGCTCTACAACGCCCGCACGATGGACCCGCTGCCGCACGCCCGCATCACCGGTCTCTCGGAAGAGCACGCCTGGGTGCGCGTCCCCGGCGGTGCCACCCTCCGCGTCGGCGACCGCCTCCGCGTCATCCCCAACCACGCCTGCGTCGTCGTCAACACCCAGCCCCTGCTCTACCTGGTCGACGGCGAAGACGTGCTCGCGACGTGGGCCGTCGACGCCCAGGGACAGGTGCGGTAG
- a CDS encoding F0F1 ATP synthase subunit epsilon codes for MPGKLFIDIVSPDGSVFRGEARALKAPGVEGSFEVLYNHAPMIAAIEIGPLVVVDPSGEEIVFATSGGFVEVLNNTVTVLAETAEPASAIDVERAREAEQRALERLQAGGSDIDRARAQRALERARNRLRVAMGRVGTRAS; via the coding sequence ATGCCAGGAAAACTCTTCATCGACATCGTCTCGCCGGATGGAAGCGTCTTCCGGGGTGAAGCCCGGGCCCTGAAGGCGCCGGGCGTGGAGGGCTCCTTCGAGGTGCTCTACAACCATGCCCCGATGATCGCCGCCATCGAGATCGGTCCCCTCGTGGTGGTGGATCCCTCGGGCGAAGAGATCGTCTTCGCCACCAGCGGCGGGTTCGTCGAGGTACTCAACAACACGGTGACGGTGCTGGCCGAGACGGCCGAACCGGCTTCGGCCATCGACGTGGAGCGGGCCCGGGAGGCCGAACAGCGGGCCCTCGAACGCCTGCAGGCCGGCGGCTCGGACATCGACCGGGCCCGGGCCCAGCGGGCCCTCGAACGGGCCCGCAACCGCCTGCGCGTCGCCATGGGCCGCGTCGGCACCCGGGCCTCCTGA
- the atpD gene encoding F0F1 ATP synthase subunit beta, protein MEAKQTTGKVVQIVGAVVDAEFPADAVPEILDALVIDREDGSQLVLEVQQHLGENRVRTIAMDSTDGLTRGTAVRNTGRPIAMPIGQEVRGRLFNVVGQAIDGLPQPKAEDFRPIHAEPPPFEELATRVEMLETGIKVIDLIQPIARGGKVGLFGGAGVGKTVLIMELINNIAKAHEGLSVFAGVGERTREGNDLLREMLESGVVNYGEAFMKSMEEGGWDLSKVDLDAVKESRLALVFGQMNEPPGARARVALSGLTIAEYFRDLGGRDVLLFIDNIFRFTQAGSEVSALLGRMPSAVGYQPTLATEMGEMQERITSTKNGAITSFQAVYVPADDLTDPAPATTFAHLDATTVLSRQIASLGIYPAIDPLDSTSRILDPKILGEDHYQTAQDVKQLLQRYKELQDIIAILGMDELSDEDKLVVQRARRAQRYMSQPFFVAQQFTGFEGKYVKIEDTIRGFRMILDGELDHLPERAFAYKGVIEEVIEDGERMLREAE, encoded by the coding sequence ATGGAAGCCAAGCAGACAACCGGCAAGGTGGTGCAGATCGTTGGCGCCGTGGTGGACGCCGAGTTCCCCGCCGACGCCGTGCCGGAAATCCTCGACGCCCTGGTCATCGACCGTGAAGACGGGAGCCAGCTCGTGCTCGAAGTGCAACAGCACCTCGGCGAGAACCGGGTTCGCACCATCGCCATGGACTCGACCGACGGCCTCACCCGGGGCACCGCCGTGCGCAACACCGGCCGCCCCATCGCCATGCCGATCGGCCAGGAGGTGCGGGGCCGGTTGTTCAACGTCGTAGGCCAGGCCATCGACGGGCTCCCGCAGCCGAAAGCCGAAGACTTCCGCCCCATCCACGCAGAACCCCCTCCGTTCGAGGAGCTGGCCACCCGCGTCGAGATGCTGGAGACGGGCATCAAGGTCATCGACCTGATCCAGCCCATCGCACGGGGCGGCAAGGTCGGCCTCTTCGGCGGCGCCGGCGTGGGCAAGACGGTGCTCATCATGGAGCTGATCAACAACATCGCCAAGGCCCACGAGGGCCTCTCCGTCTTCGCCGGCGTGGGCGAGCGCACCCGTGAGGGCAACGACCTGCTCCGCGAAATGCTCGAAAGCGGTGTGGTCAACTATGGCGAGGCCTTCATGAAGAGCATGGAGGAAGGCGGCTGGGATCTCTCGAAGGTGGACCTGGACGCCGTCAAGGAAAGCCGCCTGGCCCTCGTCTTCGGGCAGATGAACGAGCCGCCGGGCGCCCGCGCCCGCGTGGCCCTCTCCGGCCTCACCATCGCCGAGTACTTCCGCGACCTCGGCGGCCGCGACGTGCTGCTGTTCATCGACAACATCTTCCGCTTCACCCAGGCCGGCTCCGAGGTTTCGGCCCTGCTGGGCCGGATGCCCAGCGCCGTCGGCTACCAGCCGACCCTCGCCACCGAGATGGGCGAGATGCAGGAACGCATCACCTCCACGAAGAACGGGGCCATCACCTCGTTCCAGGCCGTCTACGTGCCCGCGGACGACCTGACCGACCCCGCCCCGGCCACCACCTTCGCCCACCTCGACGCCACCACCGTGCTCTCCCGGCAGATCGCCTCGCTCGGCATCTATCCGGCCATCGACCCGCTGGACTCCACCAGCCGCATCCTCGATCCCAAGATCCTCGGCGAAGACCACTACCAGACGGCCCAGGACGTCAAACAGCTCCTGCAGCGCTACAAAGAACTGCAAGACATCATCGCCATCCTCGGCATGGACGAGCTCTCGGACGAGGACAAGCTCGTGGTGCAGCGCGCCCGTCGTGCCCAGCGTTACATGAGCCAGCCCTTCTTCGTGGCTCAGCAGTTCACGGGCTTCGAGGGCAAATACGTCAAGATCGAGGACACCATCCGCGGCTTCCGCATGATCCTCGACGGCGAGCTGGACCACCTGCCCGAACGCGCCTTCGCCTACAAGGGCGTCATCGAGGAGGTCATCGAGGACGGCGAGCGCATGCTTCGCGAAGCCGAATGA